One genomic region from Buteo buteo chromosome 12, bButBut1.hap1.1, whole genome shotgun sequence encodes:
- the BAG4 gene encoding BAG family molecular chaperone regulator 4 isoform X2 yields MDSPYANGAYSPPYPPAPGAAPHYTGLPQTRGYYCSAPSRTPYPAESTGMYRPSSPAPPWSYAPPDCPTEGSSLRRQQVPGYSPPQTPGMPIPQYPYGDSNPGVTAQGPPPQPRPPEDTWAPPTVYGVQPRYAWPAASVHGNPFVSESHPPWTGSGASSHPPVWDSKDTAYNKPEQSANQHNYYSDVNHQHSGTMNDHKPATPLNAKPSPSNAKVQYSAQPQMYDTASRKLLAGNREAGFKPGDQPSTNSAAIQPEIQRILHVMGEAEQLGQEVDEFVGKKTDKSYRLLEEMLTKLLLELDSIETGGQDSVRQARKESVHRIQAILEKLERKGL; encoded by the exons ATGGATTCTCCCTATGCAAATGGAGCCTACAGCCCCCCATATCCTCCGGCTCCCGGCGCTGCCCCGCACTACACCGGCCTGCCGCAGACACGGGGGTACTACTGCTCCGCGCCTTCTCGGACCCCCTACCCTGCGGAGTCCACCGGTATGTACCGGCCCTCGTCGCCGGCTCCCCCCTGGAGCTATGCCCCACCAGACTGTCCCACCGAAGGATCCTCGCTCAGGAGGCAGCAGGTTCCTGGCTACTCCCCACCGCAG ACCCCAGGAATGCCCATCCCGCAGTATCCGTATGGAGACAGCAATCCAGGGGTCACGGCGCAGGGGCCTCCGCCACAGCCCAGACCCCCAGAGGACACGTGGGCTCCCCCCACTGTCTACGGGGTGCAGCCACGTTACGCGTGGCCGGCTGCTTCGGTGCACGGGAACCCCTTCGTCTCCGAATCGCATCCACCCTGGACTGGCAGCGGAGCTTCTTCCCACCCTCCCGTGTGGGACTCAAAG GACACTGCTTACAACAAACCTGAGCAAAGTGCAAACCAACACAACTACTATTCTGATGTCAATCACCAGCACTCTGGGACAATGAATGACCACAAGCCAGCCACTCCACTCAATGCCAAGCCATCCCCCTCAAATGCCAAGGTGCAGTACAGCGCACAGCCCCAAATGTATGACACTGCATCTCGGAAGCTTTTGGCTGGGAACCGGGAGGCTGGCTTTAAACCTGGTGACCAGCCTTCAACAAATTctgcagccatccagccagAGATTCAGAGAATCCTCCACGTTATGGGGGAGGCTGAACAGCTGGGGCAAGAGGTGGATGAATTTGTAGGAAAAAAGACAGATAAATCCTACCGGCTTCTGGAGGAGATGTTGACCAAGCTGCTGTTGGAACTGGATTCCATCGAGACTGGTGGCCAGGACAGTGTTCGGCAGGCCAGGAAAGAGTCCGTCCACAGAATTCAGGCCATACTggaaaaactggaaagaaagggaTTGTGA
- the BAG4 gene encoding BAG family molecular chaperone regulator 4 isoform X1 — MEPRDRAAEPGPPWPPGSPRPPAAQAMDSPYANGAYSPPYPPAPGAAPHYTGLPQTRGYYCSAPSRTPYPAESTGMYRPSSPAPPWSYAPPDCPTEGSSLRRQQVPGYSPPQTPGMPIPQYPYGDSNPGVTAQGPPPQPRPPEDTWAPPTVYGVQPRYAWPAASVHGNPFVSESHPPWTGSGASSHPPVWDSKDTAYNKPEQSANQHNYYSDVNHQHSGTMNDHKPATPLNAKPSPSNAKVQYSAQPQMYDTASRKLLAGNREAGFKPGDQPSTNSAAIQPEIQRILHVMGEAEQLGQEVDEFVGKKTDKSYRLLEEMLTKLLLELDSIETGGQDSVRQARKESVHRIQAILEKLERKGL, encoded by the exons aTGGAGCCCCGCGACCGCGCCGCCGAGCCGGGCCCGCCGTGGCCCCCCGGgtccccccgcccgccggcggcgcAG gcCATGGATTCTCCCTATGCAAATGGAGCCTACAGCCCCCCATATCCTCCGGCTCCCGGCGCTGCCCCGCACTACACCGGCCTGCCGCAGACACGGGGGTACTACTGCTCCGCGCCTTCTCGGACCCCCTACCCTGCGGAGTCCACCGGTATGTACCGGCCCTCGTCGCCGGCTCCCCCCTGGAGCTATGCCCCACCAGACTGTCCCACCGAAGGATCCTCGCTCAGGAGGCAGCAGGTTCCTGGCTACTCCCCACCGCAG ACCCCAGGAATGCCCATCCCGCAGTATCCGTATGGAGACAGCAATCCAGGGGTCACGGCGCAGGGGCCTCCGCCACAGCCCAGACCCCCAGAGGACACGTGGGCTCCCCCCACTGTCTACGGGGTGCAGCCACGTTACGCGTGGCCGGCTGCTTCGGTGCACGGGAACCCCTTCGTCTCCGAATCGCATCCACCCTGGACTGGCAGCGGAGCTTCTTCCCACCCTCCCGTGTGGGACTCAAAG GACACTGCTTACAACAAACCTGAGCAAAGTGCAAACCAACACAACTACTATTCTGATGTCAATCACCAGCACTCTGGGACAATGAATGACCACAAGCCAGCCACTCCACTCAATGCCAAGCCATCCCCCTCAAATGCCAAGGTGCAGTACAGCGCACAGCCCCAAATGTATGACACTGCATCTCGGAAGCTTTTGGCTGGGAACCGGGAGGCTGGCTTTAAACCTGGTGACCAGCCTTCAACAAATTctgcagccatccagccagAGATTCAGAGAATCCTCCACGTTATGGGGGAGGCTGAACAGCTGGGGCAAGAGGTGGATGAATTTGTAGGAAAAAAGACAGATAAATCCTACCGGCTTCTGGAGGAGATGTTGACCAAGCTGCTGTTGGAACTGGATTCCATCGAGACTGGTGGCCAGGACAGTGTTCGGCAGGCCAGGAAAGAGTCCGTCCACAGAATTCAGGCCATACTggaaaaactggaaagaaagggaTTGTGA
- the LSM1 gene encoding U6 snRNA-associated Sm-like protein LSm1: protein MNYMPGTASLIQDIDKKHLVLLRDGRTLIGYLRSIDQFANLVLHQTVERIHVGKKYGDIPRGIFVVRGENVVLLGEIDLEKESDTPLQQVSIEEILEEQRVEQQAKQESEKLKVQALKERGLSVPRADTLDEY, encoded by the exons ATGAACTACATGCCCGGCACGGCCAGCCTCATCCAGGACATCGACA AGAAGCACCTGGTCCTGCTACGGGACGGCCGGACGCTCATCGGGTACCTGCGCAGCATCGACCAGTTCG CAAACTTGGTGTTGCACCAGACTGTGGAGCGCATCCACGTGGGCAAGAAGTATGGGGACATCCCTCGAGGCATCTTTGTTGTGAGAGGCGAGAATGTTGTTCTGCTGGGGGAAATA GACCTGGAAAAGGAGAGCGACACGCCACTGCAGCAGGTCTCTATTGAGGAGATCCTGGAGGAGCAGCGGGTGGAGCAGCAGGCCAAGCAGGAATCAGAGAAGCTGAAGGTGCAGGCGCTGAAGGAGCGTGGCCTCTCCGTCCCACGGGCAGACACCCTGGACGAGTACTAG
- the LOC142038233 gene encoding G protein-coupled receptor kinase 5-like isoform X1: MELENIVANTVLLKAREGGGGKRKGRSKKWREILRFPHISQCDELRKGLEQDYGSLCQKQPIGRLLFRQFCETRPELLRCIRFLDAVADYELSPDEKRKEMGEEIIRRFLKQESPDFLPEVGQPHASRCLQDLQKSPCKDLFSSCLRPLHEYLSGDPFADYRDSMYFDRFLQWKYLERQSVTKDTFRQYRILGKGGFGEVCACQVRATGKMYACKKLEKKRIKKRKGEAMALNEKQILEKVNSRFVVSLAYAYETKDALCLVLTIMNGGDLKFHIYNMGNPGFEDERVVFYAAEICCGLQHLHQEGIVYRDLKPENILLDDDGHIRISDLGLAIKIPEGETIRGRVGTVGYMAPEVINNERYAFSPDWWGLGCLVYEMIEGQSPFRARKERVKREEVEKRVQEDQELYSDKFSEDAQAICKLLLAKDPKQRLGCGADGAAEVKRHPFFRTINFKRLEAGIMTPSFVPDPRAVYCKDVLDIEQFSTVKGVNLDQTDNDFYAKFATGSVSIPWQNERDPLPRPGLEAAARAPQAQPSAEAFPTPPSRLHHRHHHPPLLPGRCELAPSRGQLCLPNHGTSTILTPLTIPGEPPGPGSPQPPPSRPSQGYLGPVLGPGSPGMLAEARRDAGADGCGLRARAGGDGGATGREQNLPDPNPGSFPAPFPPALQRIQPVLGGSRCRTSPHQSLPGEGARAGTYFCCV, encoded by the exons aTGGAGCTGGAGAACATCGTGGCCAACACCGTCCTGCTGAAGGCCCGCGAAG GAGGTGGCGGCAAGCGGAAAGGCAGGAGCAAGAAGTGGAGGGAGATCCTCCGGTTCCCGCACATCAGCCAGTGCGACGAGCTGCGAAAGGGCCTGG AGCAGGATTACGGCAGCCTGTGCCAGAAGCAGCCCATCGGCCGCCTGCTCTTCCGGCAGTTTTGCGAGACGCGGCCGGAGCTCCTGCGCTGTATCCGCTTCCTGGACGCCGTG GCGGACTACGAGCTCTCCCCGGATGAGAAGCGGAAGGAGATGGGGGAAGAGATCATCCGCCGGTTCCTCAAGCAGGAG TCCCCAGATTTCCTGCCCGAGGTCGGCCAGCCCCACGCCAGCCGGTGCCTGCAGGACCTGCAGAAGAGCCCCTGCAAGGACCtcttcagcagctgcctgcG ccccctgcaTGAGTACCTGAGCGGGGACCCCTTCGCCGACTACCGGGACAGCATGTATTTTGACCGGTTCCTGCAGTGGAAGTACCTGGAGAG GCAGTCGGTCACCAAGGACACGTTTCGGCAGTACCGGATCCTGGGCAAGGGTGGTTTCGGAGAG gtgtgCGCCTGCCAAGTGCGGGCCACGGGGAAGATGTACGCCTGCAAGAAGCTGGAGAAGAAGCGGATCAAGAAGCGGAAAGGGGAGGCGATGGCCCTGAACGAGAAGCAGATCCTGGAGAAAGTCAACAGCCGGTTCGTG GTGAGCCTGGCGTACGCCTACGAGACGAAGGACGCGCTCTGCCTGGTGCTGACCATCATGAACGGCGGCGACCTCAAGTTCCACATCTACAACATGGGCAACCCCGGCTTCGAGGACGAGCGCGTGGTCTTCTACGCGGCGGAGATCTGCTGCGGGCTCCAGCACCTGCACCAGGAGGGCATCGTCTACCG GGATCTGAAGCCGGAGAACATCCTGCTGGACGATGATG GTCACATCAGGATCTCCGACCTGGGGCTGGCTATCAAGATCCCTGAGGGCGAGACCATCCGCGGCCGCGTGGGCACCGTCGGCTACATGG CCCCGGAGGTGATCAACAACGAGCGCTACGCCTTCAGCCCCGACTGGTGGGGTCTGGGCTGCCTGGTGTACGAGATGATCGAGGGGCAGTCGCCCTTCCGTGCCCGCAAGGAGCGGGTGAAgcgggaggaggtggagaagcgGGTGCAGGAGGACCAGGAGCTGTACTCGGACAAATTCAGCGAGGACGCTCAGGCCATCTGCAAGCTG ctcctggccAAGGACCCCAAGCAGCGGTTGGGCTGCGGGGCCGACGGGGCGGCCGAGGTGAAGCGGCATCCCTTCTTCAGGACCATCAACTTCAAGCGCCTGGAGGCCGGCATCATGACGCCCTCCTTCGTGCCAGAC ccccgggcGGTTTATTGCAAGGACGTGCTGGACATCGAGCAGTTCTCGACGGTGAAGGGCGTCAACCTGGACCAGACCGACAACGATTTCTACGCCAAGTTTGCCACCGGCAGCGTCTCCATCCCCTGGCAGAATGAG CGGGACCCGCTCCCCCGACCTGGACTGGAGGCAGCTGCCCGAGCCCCCCAAGCGCAGCCTTCTGCAGAGGCTTTTCCGACGCCAC CCAGCCGACTACACCATCGGCACCACCATCCACCCCTCCTACCCGGCCGCTGTGAACTCGCACCCTCCCGCGGCCAACTCTGCCTGCCGAACCACGGCACCAGCACCATCCTGACCCCTCTTACCATCCCAGGGGAGCCACCGGggccaggcagcccccagccccccccctccaggcCCTCTCAGGGTTATCTCGGACCAGTGCTGGGGCCGGGATCTCCGGGGATGCTCGCAGAGGCGAGGCGGGATGCTGGCGCAGATGGATGCGGGCTGCGGGCACGGGCAGGGGGTGATGGAGGGGCAACGGGGCGGGAACAGAATCTGCCCGACCCCAACCCTGGCAGCTTCCCGGccccctttcccccagccctgcagcgcaTCCAGCCTGTTCTTGGGGGCTCCCGCTGCAGGACCAGCCCCCACCAGTCACTGCCAGGGGAAGGGGCCAGAGCAGGGACCTATTTTTGCTGCGTTTGA
- the LOC142038233 gene encoding G protein-coupled receptor kinase 5-like isoform X4 yields the protein MELENIVANTVLLKAREGGGGKRKGRSKKWREILRFPHISQCDELRKGLEQDYGSLCQKQPIGRLLFRQFCETRPELLRCIRFLDAVADYELSPDEKRKEMGEEIIRRFLKQESPDFLPEVGQPHASRCLQDLQKSPCKDLFSSCLRPLHEYLSGDPFADYRDSMYFDRFLQWKYLERQSVTKDTFRQYRILGKGGFGEVCACQVRATGKMYACKKLEKKRIKKRKGEAMALNEKQILEKVNSRFVVSLAYAYETKDALCLVLTIMNGGDLKFHIYNMGNPGFEDERVVFYAAEICCGLQHLHQEGIVYRDLKPENILLDDDGHIRISDLGLAIKIPEGETIRGRVGTVGYMAPEVINNERYAFSPDWWGLGCLVYEMIEGQSPFRARKERVKREEVEKRVQEDQELYSDKFSEDAQAICKLLLAKDPKQRLGCGADGAAEVKRHPFFRTINFKRLEAGIMTPSFVPDPRAVYCKDVLDIEQFSTVKGVNLDQTDNDFYAKFATGSVSIPWQNEMIETECFKDLNVFGPSGTRSPDLDWRQLPEPPKRSLLQRLFRRHPADYTIGTTIHPSYPAAVNSHPPAANSACRTTAPAPS from the exons aTGGAGCTGGAGAACATCGTGGCCAACACCGTCCTGCTGAAGGCCCGCGAAG GAGGTGGCGGCAAGCGGAAAGGCAGGAGCAAGAAGTGGAGGGAGATCCTCCGGTTCCCGCACATCAGCCAGTGCGACGAGCTGCGAAAGGGCCTGG AGCAGGATTACGGCAGCCTGTGCCAGAAGCAGCCCATCGGCCGCCTGCTCTTCCGGCAGTTTTGCGAGACGCGGCCGGAGCTCCTGCGCTGTATCCGCTTCCTGGACGCCGTG GCGGACTACGAGCTCTCCCCGGATGAGAAGCGGAAGGAGATGGGGGAAGAGATCATCCGCCGGTTCCTCAAGCAGGAG TCCCCAGATTTCCTGCCCGAGGTCGGCCAGCCCCACGCCAGCCGGTGCCTGCAGGACCTGCAGAAGAGCCCCTGCAAGGACCtcttcagcagctgcctgcG ccccctgcaTGAGTACCTGAGCGGGGACCCCTTCGCCGACTACCGGGACAGCATGTATTTTGACCGGTTCCTGCAGTGGAAGTACCTGGAGAG GCAGTCGGTCACCAAGGACACGTTTCGGCAGTACCGGATCCTGGGCAAGGGTGGTTTCGGAGAG gtgtgCGCCTGCCAAGTGCGGGCCACGGGGAAGATGTACGCCTGCAAGAAGCTGGAGAAGAAGCGGATCAAGAAGCGGAAAGGGGAGGCGATGGCCCTGAACGAGAAGCAGATCCTGGAGAAAGTCAACAGCCGGTTCGTG GTGAGCCTGGCGTACGCCTACGAGACGAAGGACGCGCTCTGCCTGGTGCTGACCATCATGAACGGCGGCGACCTCAAGTTCCACATCTACAACATGGGCAACCCCGGCTTCGAGGACGAGCGCGTGGTCTTCTACGCGGCGGAGATCTGCTGCGGGCTCCAGCACCTGCACCAGGAGGGCATCGTCTACCG GGATCTGAAGCCGGAGAACATCCTGCTGGACGATGATG GTCACATCAGGATCTCCGACCTGGGGCTGGCTATCAAGATCCCTGAGGGCGAGACCATCCGCGGCCGCGTGGGCACCGTCGGCTACATGG CCCCGGAGGTGATCAACAACGAGCGCTACGCCTTCAGCCCCGACTGGTGGGGTCTGGGCTGCCTGGTGTACGAGATGATCGAGGGGCAGTCGCCCTTCCGTGCCCGCAAGGAGCGGGTGAAgcgggaggaggtggagaagcgGGTGCAGGAGGACCAGGAGCTGTACTCGGACAAATTCAGCGAGGACGCTCAGGCCATCTGCAAGCTG ctcctggccAAGGACCCCAAGCAGCGGTTGGGCTGCGGGGCCGACGGGGCGGCCGAGGTGAAGCGGCATCCCTTCTTCAGGACCATCAACTTCAAGCGCCTGGAGGCCGGCATCATGACGCCCTCCTTCGTGCCAGAC ccccgggcGGTTTATTGCAAGGACGTGCTGGACATCGAGCAGTTCTCGACGGTGAAGGGCGTCAACCTGGACCAGACCGACAACGATTTCTACGCCAAGTTTGCCACCGGCAGCGTCTCCATCCCCTGGCAGAATGAG ATGATCGAGACCGAGTGCTTCAAGGACCTCAATGTGTTCGGACCCAGCGGGACCCGCTCCCCCGACCTGGACTGGAGGCAGCTGCCCGAGCCCCCCAAGCGCAGCCTTCTGCAGAGGCTTTTCCGACGCCAC CCAGCCGACTACACCATCGGCACCACCATCCACCCCTCCTACCCGGCCGCTGTGAACTCGCACCCTCCCGCGGCCAACTCTGCCTGCCGAACCACGGCACCAGCACCATCCTGA
- the LOC142038233 gene encoding G protein-coupled receptor kinase 5-like isoform X2 produces the protein MLANGKQEPPKMIRVSHYCTADYELSPDEKRKEMGEEIIRRFLKQESPDFLPEVGQPHASRCLQDLQKSPCKDLFSSCLRPLHEYLSGDPFADYRDSMYFDRFLQWKYLERQSVTKDTFRQYRILGKGGFGEVCACQVRATGKMYACKKLEKKRIKKRKGEAMALNEKQILEKVNSRFVVSLAYAYETKDALCLVLTIMNGGDLKFHIYNMGNPGFEDERVVFYAAEICCGLQHLHQEGIVYRDLKPENILLDDDGHIRISDLGLAIKIPEGETIRGRVGTVGYMAPEVINNERYAFSPDWWGLGCLVYEMIEGQSPFRARKERVKREEVEKRVQEDQELYSDKFSEDAQAICKLLLAKDPKQRLGCGADGAAEVKRHPFFRTINFKRLEAGIMTPSFVPDPRAVYCKDVLDIEQFSTVKGVNLDQTDNDFYAKFATGSVSIPWQNERDPLPRPGLEAAARAPQAQPSAEAFPTPPSRLHHRHHHPPLLPGRCELAPSRGQLCLPNHGTSTILTPLTIPGEPPGPGSPQPPPSRPSQGYLGPVLGPGSPGMLAEARRDAGADGCGLRARAGGDGGATGREQNLPDPNPGSFPAPFPPALQRIQPVLGGSRCRTSPHQSLPGEGARAGTYFCCV, from the exons ATGCTGGCGAATGGGAAACAAGAGCCTCCTAAAATGATCCGTGTTTCCCATTACTGCACG GCGGACTACGAGCTCTCCCCGGATGAGAAGCGGAAGGAGATGGGGGAAGAGATCATCCGCCGGTTCCTCAAGCAGGAG TCCCCAGATTTCCTGCCCGAGGTCGGCCAGCCCCACGCCAGCCGGTGCCTGCAGGACCTGCAGAAGAGCCCCTGCAAGGACCtcttcagcagctgcctgcG ccccctgcaTGAGTACCTGAGCGGGGACCCCTTCGCCGACTACCGGGACAGCATGTATTTTGACCGGTTCCTGCAGTGGAAGTACCTGGAGAG GCAGTCGGTCACCAAGGACACGTTTCGGCAGTACCGGATCCTGGGCAAGGGTGGTTTCGGAGAG gtgtgCGCCTGCCAAGTGCGGGCCACGGGGAAGATGTACGCCTGCAAGAAGCTGGAGAAGAAGCGGATCAAGAAGCGGAAAGGGGAGGCGATGGCCCTGAACGAGAAGCAGATCCTGGAGAAAGTCAACAGCCGGTTCGTG GTGAGCCTGGCGTACGCCTACGAGACGAAGGACGCGCTCTGCCTGGTGCTGACCATCATGAACGGCGGCGACCTCAAGTTCCACATCTACAACATGGGCAACCCCGGCTTCGAGGACGAGCGCGTGGTCTTCTACGCGGCGGAGATCTGCTGCGGGCTCCAGCACCTGCACCAGGAGGGCATCGTCTACCG GGATCTGAAGCCGGAGAACATCCTGCTGGACGATGATG GTCACATCAGGATCTCCGACCTGGGGCTGGCTATCAAGATCCCTGAGGGCGAGACCATCCGCGGCCGCGTGGGCACCGTCGGCTACATGG CCCCGGAGGTGATCAACAACGAGCGCTACGCCTTCAGCCCCGACTGGTGGGGTCTGGGCTGCCTGGTGTACGAGATGATCGAGGGGCAGTCGCCCTTCCGTGCCCGCAAGGAGCGGGTGAAgcgggaggaggtggagaagcgGGTGCAGGAGGACCAGGAGCTGTACTCGGACAAATTCAGCGAGGACGCTCAGGCCATCTGCAAGCTG ctcctggccAAGGACCCCAAGCAGCGGTTGGGCTGCGGGGCCGACGGGGCGGCCGAGGTGAAGCGGCATCCCTTCTTCAGGACCATCAACTTCAAGCGCCTGGAGGCCGGCATCATGACGCCCTCCTTCGTGCCAGAC ccccgggcGGTTTATTGCAAGGACGTGCTGGACATCGAGCAGTTCTCGACGGTGAAGGGCGTCAACCTGGACCAGACCGACAACGATTTCTACGCCAAGTTTGCCACCGGCAGCGTCTCCATCCCCTGGCAGAATGAG CGGGACCCGCTCCCCCGACCTGGACTGGAGGCAGCTGCCCGAGCCCCCCAAGCGCAGCCTTCTGCAGAGGCTTTTCCGACGCCAC CCAGCCGACTACACCATCGGCACCACCATCCACCCCTCCTACCCGGCCGCTGTGAACTCGCACCCTCCCGCGGCCAACTCTGCCTGCCGAACCACGGCACCAGCACCATCCTGACCCCTCTTACCATCCCAGGGGAGCCACCGGggccaggcagcccccagccccccccctccaggcCCTCTCAGGGTTATCTCGGACCAGTGCTGGGGCCGGGATCTCCGGGGATGCTCGCAGAGGCGAGGCGGGATGCTGGCGCAGATGGATGCGGGCTGCGGGCACGGGCAGGGGGTGATGGAGGGGCAACGGGGCGGGAACAGAATCTGCCCGACCCCAACCCTGGCAGCTTCCCGGccccctttcccccagccctgcagcgcaTCCAGCCTGTTCTTGGGGGCTCCCGCTGCAGGACCAGCCCCCACCAGTCACTGCCAGGGGAAGGGGCCAGAGCAGGGACCTATTTTTGCTGCGTTTGA
- the LOC142038233 gene encoding G protein-coupled receptor kinase 5-like isoform X3 has protein sequence MGEEIIRRFLKQESPDFLPEVGQPHASRCLQDLQKSPCKDLFSSCLRPLHEYLSGDPFADYRDSMYFDRFLQWKYLERQSVTKDTFRQYRILGKGGFGEVCACQVRATGKMYACKKLEKKRIKKRKGEAMALNEKQILEKVNSRFVVSLAYAYETKDALCLVLTIMNGGDLKFHIYNMGNPGFEDERVVFYAAEICCGLQHLHQEGIVYRDLKPENILLDDDGHIRISDLGLAIKIPEGETIRGRVGTVGYMAPEVINNERYAFSPDWWGLGCLVYEMIEGQSPFRARKERVKREEVEKRVQEDQELYSDKFSEDAQAICKLLLAKDPKQRLGCGADGAAEVKRHPFFRTINFKRLEAGIMTPSFVPDPRAVYCKDVLDIEQFSTVKGVNLDQTDNDFYAKFATGSVSIPWQNERDPLPRPGLEAAARAPQAQPSAEAFPTPPSRLHHRHHHPPLLPGRCELAPSRGQLCLPNHGTSTILTPLTIPGEPPGPGSPQPPPSRPSQGYLGPVLGPGSPGMLAEARRDAGADGCGLRARAGGDGGATGREQNLPDPNPGSFPAPFPPALQRIQPVLGGSRCRTSPHQSLPGEGARAGTYFCCV, from the exons ATGGGGGAAGAGATCATCCGCCGGTTCCTCAAGCAGGAG TCCCCAGATTTCCTGCCCGAGGTCGGCCAGCCCCACGCCAGCCGGTGCCTGCAGGACCTGCAGAAGAGCCCCTGCAAGGACCtcttcagcagctgcctgcG ccccctgcaTGAGTACCTGAGCGGGGACCCCTTCGCCGACTACCGGGACAGCATGTATTTTGACCGGTTCCTGCAGTGGAAGTACCTGGAGAG GCAGTCGGTCACCAAGGACACGTTTCGGCAGTACCGGATCCTGGGCAAGGGTGGTTTCGGAGAG gtgtgCGCCTGCCAAGTGCGGGCCACGGGGAAGATGTACGCCTGCAAGAAGCTGGAGAAGAAGCGGATCAAGAAGCGGAAAGGGGAGGCGATGGCCCTGAACGAGAAGCAGATCCTGGAGAAAGTCAACAGCCGGTTCGTG GTGAGCCTGGCGTACGCCTACGAGACGAAGGACGCGCTCTGCCTGGTGCTGACCATCATGAACGGCGGCGACCTCAAGTTCCACATCTACAACATGGGCAACCCCGGCTTCGAGGACGAGCGCGTGGTCTTCTACGCGGCGGAGATCTGCTGCGGGCTCCAGCACCTGCACCAGGAGGGCATCGTCTACCG GGATCTGAAGCCGGAGAACATCCTGCTGGACGATGATG GTCACATCAGGATCTCCGACCTGGGGCTGGCTATCAAGATCCCTGAGGGCGAGACCATCCGCGGCCGCGTGGGCACCGTCGGCTACATGG CCCCGGAGGTGATCAACAACGAGCGCTACGCCTTCAGCCCCGACTGGTGGGGTCTGGGCTGCCTGGTGTACGAGATGATCGAGGGGCAGTCGCCCTTCCGTGCCCGCAAGGAGCGGGTGAAgcgggaggaggtggagaagcgGGTGCAGGAGGACCAGGAGCTGTACTCGGACAAATTCAGCGAGGACGCTCAGGCCATCTGCAAGCTG ctcctggccAAGGACCCCAAGCAGCGGTTGGGCTGCGGGGCCGACGGGGCGGCCGAGGTGAAGCGGCATCCCTTCTTCAGGACCATCAACTTCAAGCGCCTGGAGGCCGGCATCATGACGCCCTCCTTCGTGCCAGAC ccccgggcGGTTTATTGCAAGGACGTGCTGGACATCGAGCAGTTCTCGACGGTGAAGGGCGTCAACCTGGACCAGACCGACAACGATTTCTACGCCAAGTTTGCCACCGGCAGCGTCTCCATCCCCTGGCAGAATGAG CGGGACCCGCTCCCCCGACCTGGACTGGAGGCAGCTGCCCGAGCCCCCCAAGCGCAGCCTTCTGCAGAGGCTTTTCCGACGCCAC CCAGCCGACTACACCATCGGCACCACCATCCACCCCTCCTACCCGGCCGCTGTGAACTCGCACCCTCCCGCGGCCAACTCTGCCTGCCGAACCACGGCACCAGCACCATCCTGACCCCTCTTACCATCCCAGGGGAGCCACCGGggccaggcagcccccagccccccccctccaggcCCTCTCAGGGTTATCTCGGACCAGTGCTGGGGCCGGGATCTCCGGGGATGCTCGCAGAGGCGAGGCGGGATGCTGGCGCAGATGGATGCGGGCTGCGGGCACGGGCAGGGGGTGATGGAGGGGCAACGGGGCGGGAACAGAATCTGCCCGACCCCAACCCTGGCAGCTTCCCGGccccctttcccccagccctgcagcgcaTCCAGCCTGTTCTTGGGGGCTCCCGCTGCAGGACCAGCCCCCACCAGTCACTGCCAGGGGAAGGGGCCAGAGCAGGGACCTATTTTTGCTGCGTTTGA